TAAAGTAGATCGCTAGCGATCTGCAAGCCGGAAGGCTGGCAAGGCATCGGAAGGTTTGCGGGCATAGTTCAGTGGTAGAACCTCAGCCTTCCAAGCTGATGATGCGGGTTCGATTCCCGCTGCCCGCTCCAATTCCGGAAGAGTTTGGTCATCGCAAGATGGCATGAAGGTTATGCTCATATAGCTCAGTAGGTAGAGCACACCCTTGGTAAGGGTGAGGTCACCGGTTCAAATCCGGTTATGAGCTCCAATTTCCGGGCCCAGGTATATCCTGGGCCCGGCTTCATGTGTCTTGATGGTGCCAAGGCGGCCTGCGTTTGTCGAATGCAGTCCTTAAATGTGTCTTTTCGGTTGTATGTACGCCATATGGCGAGAAAGCGCAGCCAAGTTGAGAGGTGAAGAGTCGTGGCAAAGGAAAAGTTTGAACGTAATAAACCGCACGTAAACGTAGGCACCATTGGCCACGTTGACCATGGTAAAACCACACTGACCGCTGCGCTGACCCGCGTATGTGCGGAAGTATGGGGCGGTAACGCTGTTGCCTTCGACGGTATCGACAATGCTCCGGAAGAGCGTGAGCGTGGTATCACCATCGCTACCTCTCACGTAGAGTACGATTCCCCGACTCGTCACTACGCCCACGTAGACTGCCCCGGGCACGCTGATTATGTGAAAAACATGATCACCGGTGCTGCCCAGATGGACGGCGCGATCCTGGTATGTTCCGCAGCTGATGGCCCGATGCCGCAGACTCGCGAGCACATCCTGCTGTCTCGTCAGGTTGGCGTACCTTACATCGTTGTGTTCCTGAACAAAGCGGACATGGTTGACGATGAAGAGCTGCTCGAGCTGGTTGAAATGGAAATTCGTGAGCTGCTGAGCGACTACGACTTCCCGGGCGACGACACTCCGATCATCAAGGGTTCTGCTCTGAAGGCTCTGGAAGGCGATACCAGCGAGATCGGTATGCCGGCAGTACAGAAGCTGGTTGAGACCCTGGACGAGTACATCCCTGAGCCGGAGCGTGCGGTCGATGGCGCGTTCCTGATGCCGATCGAAGACGTATTCTCCATCTCTGGTCGTGGTACCGTGGTAACCGGTCGTGTAGAGCGTGGCATCGTGAAGGTGGGTGAGGAAATCGAGATCGTGGGTATCCACGACACCACCAAGACCACCTGTACCGGTGTTGAAATGTTCCGCAAGCTGCTGGACGAAGGCCGCGCTGGTGAGAACGTTGGTGTTCTGCTGCGTGGTACCAAGCGTGATGAAGTTGAGCGTGGTCAGGTGCTGGCCAAGCCGGGCTCCATCAAGCCGCACACCAAGTTTGTTGCTGAGGTGTACGTGCTGAGCAAGGACGAAGGTGGTCGTCACACTCCGTTCTTCAACGGTTACCGTCCGCAGTTCTACTTCCGTACCACTGACGTAACCGGTGCTTGTACTCTGCCGGAAGGTACTGAGATGGTTATGCCGGGCGATAACGTTCAGATGAACGTTGAACTGATCGCTCCGATCGCCATGGAAGACGGTCTGCGCTTCGCTATTCGCGAAGGTGGCCGTACCGTTGGCGCTGGCGTGGTAGCCAAGATCACCGAGTAATCTCTCGGAGATAAAGGGTGGCAGGCATGCCTGCCACCCTGTTTTGTTTTAAACGTTTCAAAGTTACAGGCCAGTAGTTCAATTGGTAGAGCACCGGTCTCCAAAACCGGCTGTTGGGGGTTCGAGTCCCTCCTGGCCTGCCAATTTTCCCAAGGTGATCTTGGGTGGTAGGGTGCATCGTCCGATGAGCGAGAAAACTGAAGCACATTCCGGCTCCGCAGCTTTAGAGGCTGTGAAGTGGTTGCTGGTAGTGGGTTTTGTGGCTGCTGCCGTAGTCGGTAATAGCTATTTCTCCGATCAGCCTACCCTTTATCGGGTTGTTGGCGTCGTAGCTGTGGCGCTGATCGCCGTCTTTGTCGCTCTGCAGACTGAGCAGGGTAAGGCGTTCAATCAGTTGCGCAAGGATTCCATGGTGGAGTTGCGCAAGATTGTTTGGCCAACCCGTCAGGAAACCCTGCAGACCACCTTGATTGTTCTGGTGTTTGTGGTACTGGTGGCCTTGCTGCTGTTTGTGCTCGACTGGATTTTGGGTGGCCTGATGTCCTGGGTGATTGGTTAAGGGGTTTACATGGCTAAGCGCTGGTATGTGATACATGCCTATTCAGGTTTCGAGAAGCACGTAAAACGCGCCCTTGAAGAGCGCGTTAAATTGCGTTCTATGGAAGAGCTTTTTGGCGACATTCTGGTTCCTACCGAAGAAGTGGTGGAGATCAAGGGTGGCCAGAAGCGCAAGTCCGAGCGCAAATTCTTCCCCGGCTATGTTCTGGTGGAAATGGAAATGTGCGATGACTCCTGGCACCTGGTCAAAGAGACCCCAAAGGTGATGGGCTTTATCGGTGAAGATCCGAAGAACCCGGGTCGCGTTTCTCCGATTACCAAGAAAGAGGCGGATGCCATCCTGCAGCGTATGGATGACGCCGTAGAAAAGCCAAAGCCGAAGACACTGTTCGAAGCGGGCGAAGTGGTGCGGGTCAACGATGGTCCGTTCGCAGATTTCAATGGTGTGATCGAAGAAGTGAATTACGAGAAGAGTCGCCTTCAGGTGGCGGTAATGATCTTCGGTCGTTCCACGCCCGTAGAACTGGAGTTTGGTCAGGTAGAGAAGACCTGATTCCGGTCCGGGAAAAGTATTTGGGAGCCCCGGTCGCCTGATGGCGGCCGGGGCGTTTTGACAACCTGAGGGGAGCCCGCTCTAAGCGAGGCGCTTGCACCCAAGGAGTCTGAAAATGGCGAAGAAAGTACAAGCCTACATCAAGCTGCAGGTTGCAGCTGGTCAGGCTAACCCGTCACCGCCGGTTGGTCCTGCACTGGGTCAGCACGGTGTGAACATCATGGAGTTCTGTAAGGCGTTCAACGCCCAGACTCAGCAAATGGATGCTGGTGCGCCGGTTCCAGTTGTTATCACTGTCTACAGTGATCGTTCTTTTACGTTCACCATGAAAACCCCGCCGGCATCTTACCTGCTGAAAAAAGCAGCCAAGATCAAAAGCGGTTCTGGTGAGCCGAACACCAAGAAAGTGGGCAAGGTAACCCGCGCTCAGCTGGAAGAGATCGCCAAGGCTAAAGAGCCTGATCTGACTGCCGCTGATCTGGATGCCGCTGTTCGCACTATTGCGGGCTCTGCTCGTTCCATGGGCCTGGATGTGGAGGGTTAACCAATGGCTAAACTGTCCAAGCGTCTGCGCGCCATCCGCGAGAAAGTAGAATCCGGCAAACTGTACCAGGTAGAAGAGGCTGTTGCCCTGCTGACTGAGCTGTCTGGCGTGAAGTTCAAAGAGTCTGTAGATGTAGCGGTAAACCTGGGTGTTGACCCGCGTAAATCCG
Above is a window of Alcanivorax sediminis DNA encoding:
- the secE gene encoding preprotein translocase subunit SecE — its product is MSEKTEAHSGSAALEAVKWLLVVGFVAAAVVGNSYFSDQPTLYRVVGVVAVALIAVFVALQTEQGKAFNQLRKDSMVELRKIVWPTRQETLQTTLIVLVFVVLVALLLFVLDWILGGLMSWVIG
- the nusG gene encoding transcription termination/antitermination protein NusG, with the protein product MAKRWYVIHAYSGFEKHVKRALEERVKLRSMEELFGDILVPTEEVVEIKGGQKRKSERKFFPGYVLVEMEMCDDSWHLVKETPKVMGFIGEDPKNPGRVSPITKKEADAILQRMDDAVEKPKPKTLFEAGEVVRVNDGPFADFNGVIEEVNYEKSRLQVAVMIFGRSTPVELEFGQVEKT
- the rplK gene encoding 50S ribosomal protein L11 — translated: MAKKVQAYIKLQVAAGQANPSPPVGPALGQHGVNIMEFCKAFNAQTQQMDAGAPVPVVITVYSDRSFTFTMKTPPASYLLKKAAKIKSGSGEPNTKKVGKVTRAQLEEIAKAKEPDLTAADLDAAVRTIAGSARSMGLDVEG
- the tuf gene encoding elongation factor Tu, producing MAKEKFERNKPHVNVGTIGHVDHGKTTLTAALTRVCAEVWGGNAVAFDGIDNAPEERERGITIATSHVEYDSPTRHYAHVDCPGHADYVKNMITGAAQMDGAILVCSAADGPMPQTREHILLSRQVGVPYIVVFLNKADMVDDEELLELVEMEIRELLSDYDFPGDDTPIIKGSALKALEGDTSEIGMPAVQKLVETLDEYIPEPERAVDGAFLMPIEDVFSISGRGTVVTGRVERGIVKVGEEIEIVGIHDTTKTTCTGVEMFRKLLDEGRAGENVGVLLRGTKRDEVERGQVLAKPGSIKPHTKFVAEVYVLSKDEGGRHTPFFNGYRPQFYFRTTDVTGACTLPEGTEMVMPGDNVQMNVELIAPIAMEDGLRFAIREGGRTVGAGVVAKITE